The following are encoded together in the Diabrotica undecimpunctata isolate CICGRU chromosome 7, icDiaUnde3, whole genome shotgun sequence genome:
- the LOC140446750 gene encoding endocuticle structural glycoprotein SgAbd-2-like, protein MRTAIIILIIYVSSALAAQGPIREKDIIPIISQDRQFSFDGTFRSSYKTGNGITVEEEGFLKNAGNKDTESEQVQGAFQYTAPDGSPIQVTYVADENGFRAQGPHLPVPPVDDKTPPPIPLAILKSLEYNAAHPEENDEGQGKNIAPPRPPRRF, encoded by the exons ATGAGGACTGCC ataataatattaataatatatgtaTCCTCTGCATTGGCTGCTCAAGGTCCAATTCGAGAAAAAGACATTATACCAATAATAAGTCAAGATCGACAATTTAGTTTTGATGGAACATTTCGCTCATCATATAAAACTGGAAATGGTATAACTGTAGAAGAGGAAGGCTTCTTAAAAAATGCTG GCAACAAAGACACTGAGTCAGAGCAAGTACAAGGCGCCTTCCAATACACAGCACCAGATGGCTCCCCAATCCAGGTAACTTATGTAGCAGACGAAAATGGATTCAGGGCTCAAGGACCTCATCTTCCAGTACCTCCAGTTGACGATAAAACACCACCACCCATACCATTGGCTATCTTAAAATCACTTGAATATAATGCGGCACATCCAGAAGAAAATGATGAAGGACAAGGAAAGAATATTGCACCACCACGTCCACCACGAAGATTCtag
- the LOC140446751 gene encoding endocuticle structural glycoprotein SgAbd-1-like isoform X2 codes for MREILLTVGIPFVLSQGRGRPPIPLSSGSSPDGNARIISGDADVNTDGSYKWSFQSDNGISAQEVGQTKNANSQEPIEEAQGNFQYTAPDGSPIQVSYIANENGFQPNGAHLPVAPPIPIEILRSLEWNAAHPEEDDDGSGKPRRP; via the exons ATGAGAGAa ATTTTACTAACTGTTGGAATTCCATTTGTGCTAAGCCAAGGAAGAGGTAGACCGCCAATTCCTTTATCATCAGGTAGCAGTCCTGATGGAAATGCTAGAATTATTAGTGGAGACGCTGATGTTAACACTGATGGATCTTATAAATGGAg TTTTCAATCAGATAACGGCATTTCGGCGCAAGAAGTAGGTCAAACCAAAAACGCAAACTCACAAGAGCCCATAGAAGAAGCCCAAGGAAACTTCCAGTACACTGCTCCAGATGGTTCTCCCATTCAAGTTTCGTACATTGCAAATGAAAATGGATTCCAACCTAACGGTGCCCACCTTCCCGTAGCTCCTCCAATACCTATAGAAATTCTTAGATCGCTGGAGTGGAATGCTGCGCATCCAGAAGAAGACGATGATGGATCG
- the LOC140446751 gene encoding endocuticle structural glycoprotein SgAbd-2-like isoform X1 gives MVIPLSRCASPINAIVLFSDTRVVRVQFNNKMKLLILLTVGIPFVLSQGRGRPPIPLSSGSSPDGNARIISGDADVNTDGSYKWSFQSDNGISAQEVGQTKNANSQEPIEEAQGNFQYTAPDGSPIQVSYIANENGFQPNGAHLPVAPPIPIEILRSLEWNAAHPEEDDDGSGKPRRP, from the exons ATGGTAATTCCTCTTTCTCGTTGTGCAAGTCCTATAAATGCCATTGTACTTTTCTCAGACACTAGAGTCGTTCGTGTACAGTTCAACAATAAGATGAAACTTTTG ATTTTACTAACTGTTGGAATTCCATTTGTGCTAAGCCAAGGAAGAGGTAGACCGCCAATTCCTTTATCATCAGGTAGCAGTCCTGATGGAAATGCTAGAATTATTAGTGGAGACGCTGATGTTAACACTGATGGATCTTATAAATGGAg TTTTCAATCAGATAACGGCATTTCGGCGCAAGAAGTAGGTCAAACCAAAAACGCAAACTCACAAGAGCCCATAGAAGAAGCCCAAGGAAACTTCCAGTACACTGCTCCAGATGGTTCTCCCATTCAAGTTTCGTACATTGCAAATGAAAATGGATTCCAACCTAACGGTGCCCACCTTCCCGTAGCTCCTCCAATACCTATAGAAATTCTTAGATCGCTGGAGTGGAATGCTGCGCATCCAGAAGAAGACGATGATGGATCG